The following are from one region of the Saccharomyces cerevisiae S288C chromosome I, complete sequence genome:
- the PAU8 gene encoding seripauperin PAU8 (hypothetical protein; member of the seripauperin multigene family encoded mainly in subtelomeric regions), translating to MVKLTSIAAGVAAIAATASATTTLAQSDERVNLVELGVYVSDIRAHLAQYYMFQAAHPTETYPVEVAEAVFNYGDFTTMLTGIAPDQVTRMITGVPWYSSRLKPAISSALSKDGIYTIAN from the coding sequence atGGTCAAATTAACTTCAATCGCCGCTGGTGTCGCTGCCATCGCTGCTACTGCTTCTGCAACCACCACTCTAGCTCAATCTGACGAAAGAGTCAACTTGGTGGAATTGGGTGTCTACGTCTCTGATATCAGAGCTCACTTAGCCCAATACTACATGTTCCAAGCCGCCCACCCAACTGAAACCTACCCAGTCGAAGTTGCTGAAGCCGTTTTCAACTACGGTGACTTCACCACCATGTTGACCGGTATTGCTCCAGACCAAGTGACCAGAATGATCACCGGTGTTCCATGGTACTCCAGCAGATTAAAGCCAGCCATCTCCAGTGCTCTATCCAAGGACGGTATCTACACTATCGCAAACTAG
- a CDS encoding uncharacterized protein (hypothetical protein; identified by gene-trapping, microarray-based expression analysis, and genome-wide homology searching), whose protein sequence is MPIIGVPRCLIKPFSVPVTFPFSVKKNIRILDLDPRTEAYCLSLNSVCFKRLPRRKYFHLLNSYNIKRVLGVVYC, encoded by the coding sequence ATGCCAATTATAGGGGTGCCGAGGTGCCTTATAAAACCCTTTTCTGTGCCTGTGacatttcctttttcggtcaaaaagaatatccGAATTTTAGATTTGGACCCTCGTACAGAAGCTTATTGTCTAAGCCTGAATTCAGTCTGCTTTAAACGGCTTCCGCGGAGGAAATATTTCCATCTCTTGAATTCGTACAACATTAAACGTGTGTTGGGAGTCGTATACTGTTAG
- the SEO1 gene encoding putative permease SEO1 (High affinity dipeptide transmembrane transporter; involved in the transport of the gamma-Glu-met dipeptide across the plasma membrane; member of the allantoate transporter subfamily of the major facilitator superfamily; transcriptionally upregulated in cells grown on gamma-Glu-met; mutation confers resistance to ethionine sulfoxide), which produces MYSIVKEIIVDPYKRLKWGFIPVKRQVEDLPDDLNSTEIVTISNSIQSHETAENFITTTSEKDQLHFETSSYSEHKDNVNVTRSYEYRDEADRPWWRFFDEQEYRINEKERSHNKWYSWFKQGTSFKEKKLLIKLDVLLAFYSCIAYWVKYLDTVNINNAYVSGMKEDLGFQGNDLVHTQVMYTVGNIIFQLPFLIYLNKLPLNYVLPSLDLCWSLLTVGAAYVNSVPHLKAIRFFIGAFEAPSYLAYQYLFGSFYKHDEMVRRSAFYYLGQYIGILSAGGIQSAVYSSLNGVNGLEGWRWNFIIDAIVSVVVGLIGFYSLPGDPYNCYSIFLTDDEIRLARKRLKENQTGKSDFETKVFDIKLWKTIFSDWKIYILTLWNIFCWNDSNVSSGAYLLWLKSLKRYSIPKLNQLSMITPGLGMVYLMLTGIIADKLHSRWFAIIFTQVFNIIGNSILAAWDVAEGAKWFAFMLQCFGWAMAPVLYSWQNDICRRDAQTRAITLVTMNIMAQSSTAWISVLVWKTEEAPRYLKGFTFTACSAFCLSIWTFVVLYFYKRDERNNAKKNGIVLYNSKHGVEKPTSKDVETLSVSDEK; this is translated from the coding sequence ATGTATTCAATTGTTAAAGAGATTATTGTAGATCCTTACAAAAGACTAAAATGGGGTTTTATTCCAGTAAAGCGGCAGGTGGAAGACCTGCCAGATGACTTAAATTCAACAGAAATTGTCACTATCTCCAACAGTATCCAGAGTCATGAAACAGctgaaaatttcatcacGACTACAAGTGAAAAAGATCAACTACATTTTGAGACTAGTAGCTATAGTGAACATAAAGACAATGTGAACGTTACTAGAAGTTATGAATATAGAGATGAAGCCGATAGGCCATGGTGGAGATTTTTCGATGAACAAGAGTATCGGAtcaatgaaaaggaaagatcTCACAATAAATGGTATAGTTGGTTCAAACAGGGTACctctttcaaagaaaaaaaattattaattaAATTGGATGTCCTTTTAGCCTTTTATTCTTGTATTGCTTATTGGGTGAAATATCTGGATACGGTTAATATAAACAACGCTTACGTTTCGGGAATGAAGGAAGATTTAGGCTTTCAAGGTAATGATTTGGTGCATACTCAAGTAATGTACACAGTTGgtaatattatatttcAATTGCCATTTTTGATTTACCTGAACAAGCTCCCATTAAACTATGTTTTACCAAGCCTCGACTTATGTTGGTCGCTTTTAACCGTTGGTGCTGCATATGTCAATTCTGTACCACACTTGAAAGCAATTAGGTTTTTCATTGGGGCTTTTGAAGCGCCAAGTTATTTGGCATACCAATATTTGTTTGGTTCCTTTTACAAACATGATGAAATGGTGCGTCGTTCTGCTTTTTACTATTTGGGCCAGTATATCGGTATTCTATCCGCTGGTGGGATCCAGTCAGCCGTATATTCATCGTTAAATGGTGTAAATGGTTTAGAGGGATGGAGATGGAACTTTATTATTGACGCTATTGTGTCTGTCGTAGTGGGCCTTATTGGATTTTACTCCCTGCCAGGTGACCCATACAACTGTTATTCTATTTTCTtaactgatgatgaaattaggtTGGCGAGGAAAagattaaaagaaaaccaaaCAGGTAAAAGtgattttgaaacaaaagtatTCGATATTAAACTGTGGAAAACAATTTTCAGTGATTGGAAAATATACATTTTAACTTTATGGAATATTTTCTGTTGGAATGACAGTAATGTTTCATCTGGGGCATACCTACTATGGttgaaatctttgaaaagataCTCTATTCCTAAGCTCAATCAGTTATCCATGATTACTCCGGGTTTAGGTATGGTTTATTTGATGCTTACTGGTATTATTGCAGATAAATTACACTCTCGTTGGTTTGCGATTATTTTTACTCAggttttcaatatcattgGTAACTCCATATTAGCCGCTTGGGACGTCGCAGAAGGAGCCAAATGGTTTGCATTTATGCTGCAATGTTTTGGTTGGGCTATGGCTCCTGTTTTATACTCTTGGCAAAACGATATTTGTCGCCGAGATGCTCAAACTAGAGCTATTACTTTAGTtacaatgaatattatGGCTCAATCATCTACCGCATGGATAAGTGTTTTGGTTTggaaaacagaagaagCTCCCAGGTATTTAAAGGGGTTTACTTTCACTGCATGTTCTGCTTTTTGTCTCTCCATTTGGACTTTTGTTGTACTCTACTTCTATAAACGTGATGAAAGGAACAATGCCAAGAAGAACGGTATTGTGCTTTATAACTCTAAACATGGTGTGGAAAAGCCAACGTCAAAAGACGTTGAAACCTTATCAGTAtctgatgaaaaataa